From the Accumulibacter sp. genome, one window contains:
- a CDS encoding IS630 family transposase: MEQQWIRMQSVKMVRSGMPASDVARHFDVSVRAVFKWVAAFYDGGQNALLAREGAGRPPKVSPDQLRWIADTVRDRTPDQLKFDFGLWTLRLIGSLIERQFQMTLSLPTLGKVMRQLGFTAQRPLYRAYQQDAALVQRWHTEEYPALQARARARGALIMFADEAGMRSDYHAGTTWAPRGRTPVVRTTGQRVSVQMLSAVGTGGQLQFMLHEGLVNAAVFRTFLEQLMLGATQPIFLVVDGHSIHKAKLVSEYVASTNGMLELHFLPPYSPQLNPDEQVWKSVKERVAKQKPLDKISLRRLIEGALEHLQNLPEIVRGFFRHPDCARTI, translated from the coding sequence ATGGAACAGCAATGGATACGCATGCAAAGCGTCAAAATGGTTCGGTCTGGTATGCCGGCGAGTGACGTGGCGCGCCATTTTGATGTCTCGGTGCGCGCGGTTTTCAAATGGGTGGCGGCATTTTACGACGGTGGTCAGAACGCGTTGCTTGCCCGAGAAGGCGCGGGTCGGCCGCCGAAGGTCAGCCCGGATCAGTTGCGCTGGATTGCCGATACGGTTCGCGACCGCACGCCCGACCAGTTGAAGTTTGACTTCGGGTTGTGGACCTTGCGCCTGATCGGCAGCCTGATCGAACGGCAGTTTCAGATGACGCTGAGCCTGCCGACCTTGGGCAAGGTCATGCGGCAACTCGGATTCACTGCCCAGCGCCCGCTGTACCGTGCCTATCAGCAGGATGCGGCGCTGGTGCAGCGCTGGCACACGGAGGAGTACCCCGCTCTCCAGGCACGTGCGAGGGCTCGTGGGGCGTTGATCATGTTCGCTGACGAGGCTGGGATGCGCTCGGACTACCACGCGGGCACGACTTGGGCGCCTCGCGGCCGGACGCCGGTGGTACGCACCACAGGCCAGCGCGTCTCCGTCCAGATGCTGTCGGCAGTTGGCACGGGCGGGCAACTTCAGTTCATGCTTCACGAGGGTCTGGTCAACGCCGCGGTGTTCCGTACCTTCCTCGAACAACTCATGCTCGGCGCGACGCAGCCCATTTTCCTGGTTGTCGATGGTCATTCGATTCACAAAGCGAAGCTGGTGAGCGAATACGTCGCGTCCACCAACGGCATGCTGGAACTGCACTTCCTGCCGCCTTACTCGCCGCAACTCAATCCGGACGAGCAAGTGTGGAAGAGCGTCAAGGAACGCGTGGCGAAACAGAAGCCGCTCGACAAAATCAGCCTGCGGCGTCTCATTGAGGGGGCGCTGGAGCACCTTCAAAATCTTCCAGAGATCGTGCGAGGGTTTTTTCGGCATCCGGATTGCGCTCGTACAATATGA
- a CDS encoding SIR2 family protein, whose product MPTIPSSALLASWRSGLADGSIVPYLGPGVLADVTSLVDGRAIPATSEQLILAMNGGRPMAPKLMHEFSRAAMNVELKRGRSAVTRFLDSIYAASHWTRAALHEWLATLRPGYVIDTNRDTQLLDSYAGTPHVLILGCARLGGTDHRFRLYATDGSGYRAISPTEADTELPLLFKPMGAPLPQASYIASDADYVDYITELMGGFAVPSFVKVRRRGRRYLLLGVRLDRDTERMILADLVHDAAVGPAGWALIPEANDKERRLCQRIGIEIVEADVRALLAGAATS is encoded by the coding sequence ATGCCGACAATCCCCTCAAGCGCCCTCCTCGCATCCTGGCGATCTGGCCTCGCCGACGGCAGCATCGTCCCCTACCTCGGGCCGGGCGTTCTCGCCGATGTCACCTCGCTCGTCGACGGCCGTGCCATACCCGCCACCAGCGAGCAACTGATCCTCGCCATGAATGGTGGCCGGCCAATGGCGCCGAAGCTGATGCATGAGTTTTCTCGCGCAGCGATGAATGTCGAGCTCAAGCGCGGCCGGAGTGCCGTGACGCGCTTTCTCGACAGCATTTACGCTGCGTCGCACTGGACACGCGCAGCGCTGCACGAGTGGCTGGCGACGCTCCGACCAGGCTATGTGATCGACACCAACCGCGACACCCAGTTGCTCGACTCCTATGCCGGGACGCCGCACGTGCTGATCCTCGGTTGCGCGCGCCTTGGCGGCACCGACCATCGCTTCCGTCTCTACGCCACGGACGGCAGCGGCTACCGCGCCATCTCGCCGACGGAGGCCGACACGGAACTGCCGCTGCTCTTCAAGCCGATGGGCGCGCCACTGCCGCAAGCGAGTTACATCGCCTCCGATGCCGACTATGTGGACTACATCACCGAGTTGATGGGTGGCTTTGCCGTTCCCTCGTTCGTCAAGGTGCGCCGTCGCGGCAGGCGCTATCTCCTGCTCGGCGTGCGCCTCGATCGTGATACCGAACGCATGATCCTGGCCGACCTGGTGCACGACGCTGCAGTCGGACCCGCCGGTTGGGCGCTGATCCCCGAGGCGAACGACAAGGAACGGCGTCTCTGCCAGCGTATCGGCATCGAAATCGTCGAGGCGGATGTGCGGGCGCTGCTTGCCGGCGCCGCAACCAGCTGA
- a CDS encoding 2Fe-2S iron-sulfur cluster-binding protein, with protein MPNITFSSPLHRDKTVYAVAGSHTQTILKLARENHVPIDFCCGDGECGTCLVKVSSVDKASHSKYGHMGGPLNAREVAVLKELGKIKQAQIEQMYVDDLPPTEWRLACQYIVRDEDIVVEYPSR; from the coding sequence ATGCCCAACATCACCTTCTCCAGTCCGCTGCACCGGGACAAAACGGTCTACGCCGTCGCCGGCAGCCACACCCAGACCATTCTGAAGCTCGCCAGGGAAAACCATGTCCCGATCGATTTCTGCTGTGGTGACGGCGAGTGCGGTACCTGCCTCGTCAAGGTCAGCAGTGTCGACAAGGCCAGCCACAGCAAGTACGGCCACATGGGTGGTCCGCTGAACGCGCGCGAGGTCGCAGTCCTCAAGGAACTGGGCAAGATCAAGCAGGCACAGATCGAACAGATGTACGTCGATGACCTGCCGCCGACAGAATGGCGCCTCGCCTGCCAGTACATCGTCCGCGACGAGGACATCGTCGTCGAATACCCGAGCCGCTGA
- a CDS encoding 2Fe-2S iron-sulfur cluster-binding protein: protein MPKASITFQDIGVTVTVPAGTRLIEVSEKVGAGIPYGCREGECCTCLTRIVSGHEHLAAPSVLEHQVLRDNLAPRRHRLACQAQVLGGCIVVQPA from the coding sequence ATGCCCAAGGCCAGCATCACCTTCCAGGATATCGGCGTCACCGTCACCGTGCCGGCGGGAACCCGCCTGATCGAGGTTTCGGAGAAGGTCGGCGCCGGCATCCCTTACGGCTGTCGCGAAGGGGAGTGCTGTACCTGTCTGACCAGGATCGTTTCCGGCCATGAACACCTCGCTGCCCCTTCGGTCCTCGAGCATCAGGTGCTCCGGGACAACCTGGCGCCGCGCCGCCACCGTCTGGCCTGTCAGGCGCAGGTGCTGGGTGGTTGCATCGTCGTCCAGCCCGCTTGA